The genomic segment ACAATGAAGCCCGCAACGAAGTGGTCTTCATCAAATATCTCGACGCGGGCTCTTGACGTGAACATAGCCCGGCTGGCGATCAATACCGGAGGCGGCGACGCGCCAGGATTGAACGCCGTGATTCGCGCCGTCGTCCTCGCCGCGCATCGTCACGGGTGGAGCTGCTATGGCATTCGCGATGGATACGACGGCCTTCTCGAGCCGCAACGCTACCAGGACCGCGGGGGCGGTCTCGTCGCCCTCGGCCCCGATGAAGTCCGAGGCATCACCCATCTCGGGGGAACGATCCTCGGAACGACGAACACCGGCAACCCGCTGCGCTTCCCGGTTCGCCAGTCGAACGGAGAGATCGAGGAGATCGATCGCTCCGACGAGCTCGTGAGCCAATTCCGCCACCATGGCCTCGATGCGCTCGTCGCCATTGGAGGCGACGGTTCGCTGATGATTGCGAACGTCCTGCACCAGAAGGGCATCGCAGTGATCGGCGTTCCCAAAACGATCGACAACGACCTGGACCGGACAGTCGTTACCTTCGGCTTCGATACCGCGGTATCGTTCGCGACCGAATGCCTCGATCGACTCCACACGACCGCTGCCTCCCACCGTCGCATCATGGTGGTCGAAGTAATGGGGCGCTACGCTGGTTGGATTGCCCTCAACTGCGGCATCGCTGGTACCGCCGACGCCATATTGATTCCCGAAATTCCCTACGACCTCGAAAAGGTCGCACACAAGGTGCGCGAACGAGATCGGGCGGGCGCCTCGTTCTCCATCGTGGTCGTTGCCGAAGGCGCGCGGCCCCGGGGCGGCGATTACACCGTCGTCGACAAGCCGGTGGGGGCCGCCGAGCGGCTCGGGGGGGTAGGAGAAAAAGTCGCGAGGGAGCTATCGCAGCGAACGGGAAAGCAGGCGCGCCACGTCGTTCTGGGGCATCTTCTTCGGGGGGGCACGCCCACCGCCTTCGACCGCCTCATCTCACTTCGCTTCGGTGCGGCGGCGGTCCGCTGTCTCGCCGATGGTGCTGCGGGGGTTATGGTCGCCCTCGATCCCCCCACGGTTCGCCGGGTCCCCCTGGCCTCGGCTATCGGCCGCATGAAAGTCGTTCCGCTCGACTGCGACAGCATCCTCACCGCGCGCGAGCTGGGGCTCTGTCTCGGCGACTGAGCTCACTCCGTTTGCGTTCGAAGCTCCGCCGCGACCCGCTCGACCTCACGCCAGACCCGGAGCAGGTTGCCGCTCCACAGTTGGGCGATCTCCTCTTCGGTATAACCTCGCCGGACGAGCTCGAGCGTCACGTTGAAGGTCTCACTGGCATCGTTCCAGCCCTCGACGCCCCCACCCCCATCGAAATCAGAGCTGATGCCGACGTGATCGATTCCCATCACCTCGACGGCGTGATCGATGTGGTCGACGAAGTCGGACACGGTGGCCGGCGGCCACTGGGCGTCGATCTCCGCACGCCGAGCGTCGAACCGAGCGCGGGCTTCGGGCGAGAGGCCGCTCACATCACGCGTTCCGACGATCTCGAGCTCGGCGAACAGAGCTTCCATCGCGTCCTGCTTTTCCCGCGGATTCTTGACGAAGCTGCCTAGCGCCACCGTCTGCATGACGCCCCGGTTCTCCGCGAGAGCTCGAAGCTGCTCGTCGTCCATATTGCGCGGATGGTCCGTGAGAGCCCGCGTCGAGGAGTGCGAGCCGATCACCGGGGCTTTGGAAAGCGCCACGGCGTCGAGCATCGCCTTCTTCGAGATGTGCGAGACGTCTACCATGATGCCGAGTCGATTCATCTCTGCGATGACTTCACGCCCGAAATCGCTCACGCCGTCGTGCTCGCTCTCGCGGTCCCCCAGGTTCTCACGGTGCTGAGAGGAGTCCGCGATGTCGTTGTGCCCGCCGTGCGCCAGCGTGATGTAGCGAGCGCCGAGCTCGTGATATTTGGCGAGCAGGGACAGGTCCTTCCCGATGACGTATCCGTTCTCGATCCCGATGCAGGCTACGAGCTTCCCCCCGTCGTGGATGCGCGTCACGTCATCGGCGGTGTGCGCGAGCTCGATTCGATCGGGATACATCTCGTCGACCATACGATGAATGGCATCGAACTTCGTCATGGCGTCCGCCTTGGCCTTCTCGTAGTTCGCGGCGGTTCGCTCGGTCTGGCCGACGTAGACGATGAAGAAAGCCGCGTCGAGCCCGCCTTCCTCCATCTTCGGAAGATCGACCTGGAACTCCCCCCGCGCACCCGGGTCCACCTTCTCGGTCGCGTAGTCGAACGGGATGTCGACGTGCGTGTCCAGCGCGAGCACCCGGTCGTGGATCGCGCGCGCCCGATCGAGCAGGTCTTCTTCGGGCCGAGGAGCCGTGGCATCGGGGGTCTCGCCCGCGCCGCAGCCACTCAGGAGCAGAAGGAGTATGAATCCTAGGGGACGTCTCCAGACGAGAGGCAGGGTGATGGCAAACTCAACCAGGGCATTGAGCACTTTATTAGATGACGTCTTTGAGGGAGAGCCCCTGGTCCTTGAGGACGGCCATCAAGCCTTTCTTGTCGATGGTGCGGAGGGCGCGGGTGGACAGGCGAACGCGGACGGTTCGCCCCAGCTCGGGGACGTAGACCCGCTTCCACTGCAAGTTGGGACGCTGCACCCGGCGTGTCTTATTGTGCGCATGGGAGACGTTGTTCCCAGACATGGGACCTTTTCCGGTGAGCTTGCACTTCTGCGCCATTTTCCTCGGCACCTCCGAAAACGCTCCAGTTTACGCGCTTACCGGGAGCAACGCAAATGCGCGCGGGAGCTCACGCGCTCGCGTTGCTCTTACCCCGGCTGATGCCCAGTTTCTGCATGAGCTCGTACAGAGTGGGTCGGCTCACCTGCAACTCCGCCGCGGTCCGCGTCACGTTGAAATTATGCTTCCACAGCGCGTTGCTGATGAGCTCGCGCTCGACCTCCTCCCGCGCCCGCTTCAAGCTGACCACCTTTCCCGAAAGGGCATGGGGCGTCGTGAGCTCCAGATCCTCGGCCGTGATCTTCCGGCCGTCGGCCATGATGACCGCGCGTTTGATCCGGTTCTCCAGCTCACGAACGTTGCCG from the Vicinamibacteria bacterium genome contains:
- the rpmB gene encoding 50S ribosomal protein L28 — protein: MAQKCKLTGKGPMSGNNVSHAHNKTRRVQRPNLQWKRVYVPELGRTVRVRLSTRALRTIDKKGLMAVLKDQGLSLKDVI
- a CDS encoding dipeptidase is translated as MLNALVEFAITLPLVWRRPLGFILLLLLSGCGAGETPDATAPRPEEDLLDRARAIHDRVLALDTHVDIPFDYATEKVDPGARGEFQVDLPKMEEGGLDAAFFIVYVGQTERTAANYEKAKADAMTKFDAIHRMVDEMYPDRIELAHTADDVTRIHDGGKLVACIGIENGYVIGKDLSLLAKYHELGARYITLAHGGHNDIADSSQHRENLGDRESEHDGVSDFGREVIAEMNRLGIMVDVSHISKKAMLDAVALSKAPVIGSHSSTRALTDHPRNMDDEQLRALAENRGVMQTVALGSFVKNPREKQDAMEALFAELEIVGTRDVSGLSPEARARFDARRAEIDAQWPPATVSDFVDHIDHAVEVMGIDHVGISSDFDGGGGVEGWNDASETFNVTLELVRRGYTEEEIAQLWSGNLLRVWREVERVAAELRTQTE
- a CDS encoding ATP-dependent 6-phosphofructokinase; translated protein: MKPATKWSSSNISTRALDVNIARLAINTGGGDAPGLNAVIRAVVLAAHRHGWSCYGIRDGYDGLLEPQRYQDRGGGLVALGPDEVRGITHLGGTILGTTNTGNPLRFPVRQSNGEIEEIDRSDELVSQFRHHGLDALVAIGGDGSLMIANVLHQKGIAVIGVPKTIDNDLDRTVVTFGFDTAVSFATECLDRLHTTAASHRRIMVVEVMGRYAGWIALNCGIAGTADAILIPEIPYDLEKVAHKVRERDRAGASFSIVVVAEGARPRGGDYTVVDKPVGAAERLGGVGEKVARELSQRTGKQARHVVLGHLLRGGTPTAFDRLISLRFGAAAVRCLADGAAGVMVALDPPTVRRVPLASAIGRMKVVPLDCDSILTARELGLCLGD